A section of the Paenibacillus odorifer genome encodes:
- a CDS encoding pentapeptide repeat-containing protein, with protein MVAAFLSAVAPSVAHLTGAHLTAGHLTAAYLTGAHLTAGHLTAAYLTGAHLTGAHLTAAYLTAAYLTGAHLTAVHLTAVHLTAVHLTAVHLTAVHLTAAHLSSAHPSAAFA; from the coding sequence ATAGTAGCTGCATTCCTATCCGCTGTAGCCCCATCTGTTGCACACCTAACTGGTGCACACCTAACTGCTGGACACCTAACTGCTGCATACCTAACTGGTGCACACCTAACTGCTGGACACCTAACTGCTGCATACCTAACTGGTGCACACCTAACTGGTGCACACCTAACTGCTGCATACCTAACTGCTGCATACCTAACTGGTGCACACCTAACTGCTGTGCACCTAACTGCTGTGCACCTAACTGCTGTGCACCTAACTGCTGTGCACCTAACTGCTGTGCACCTAACTGCTGCACACCTATCTTCTGCACACCCATCTGCTGCGTTCGCATAA